In the Muricauda sp. MAR_2010_75 genome, one interval contains:
- a CDS encoding efflux RND transporter periplasmic adaptor subunit yields the protein MKKSVTIIILLLIVIVFGGSMYYLYSKNAEDPVVYETETPSKQTIVKKAVATGSILPLEEVLIKPNISGVIEEIYVEGGDYVKSGDLLAKIKVVPNLSALNDAKNAIDEAKINLDDQKRNYERQLTLFNKGVISKTDLERAQVSYDQAKQAYGAANKRYDIVQTGTTSGLSNAANTMIRATVSGMVLEVPVEVGNQVIEANNFNEGTTIAAIADVDKMIFEGKVDESEVGKIIEDLPLEITVGAIENKVFDAVLDYIAPKGKEENGAIQFEIKGSLKKLDTTFIRAGLSANASIILARADSVLAVKEALIQFDDDTKKPFVEVETSEQKFERRDVELGVSDGIYVEVKSGINAEDKVKVWNAIEEDPSN from the coding sequence ATGAAAAAGTCGGTAACCATTATCATCCTGTTGCTCATCGTTATTGTATTCGGGGGCTCCATGTACTATTTGTACTCAAAAAATGCGGAAGATCCCGTGGTGTACGAGACCGAAACCCCATCCAAGCAGACCATTGTTAAAAAGGCAGTGGCCACAGGTAGTATTCTTCCGTTGGAAGAAGTATTGATCAAACCCAATATTTCCGGTGTGATCGAAGAAATTTATGTGGAGGGGGGTGATTACGTAAAATCAGGTGACCTTCTAGCCAAAATAAAAGTGGTTCCTAACCTTTCCGCGTTAAATGATGCCAAGAATGCCATTGATGAGGCCAAAATCAACCTGGACGATCAAAAAAGAAATTACGAACGCCAGTTAACGCTTTTCAACAAAGGGGTTATCTCCAAAACCGATTTGGAGCGGGCCCAAGTCTCCTACGACCAAGCAAAACAAGCATACGGTGCAGCCAACAAACGCTATGATATTGTACAGACCGGAACCACAAGTGGTCTCAGCAACGCCGCCAATACCATGATCAGGGCCACGGTGAGCGGTATGGTCTTGGAAGTTCCCGTAGAGGTGGGGAACCAGGTTATTGAAGCCAATAATTTCAACGAAGGAACTACCATAGCGGCCATTGCAGATGTTGACAAAATGATTTTTGAAGGCAAGGTGGACGAATCTGAAGTGGGTAAAATAATAGAAGATTTACCCTTGGAAATCACGGTTGGGGCCATCGAGAATAAGGTTTTTGATGCGGTTTTGGATTATATCGCTCCCAAAGGGAAAGAAGAAAACGGTGCCATTCAGTTTGAAATCAAAGGTAGTCTTAAAAAACTGGACACTACTTTTATTAGGGCAGGTCTTAGTGCGAACGCTTCGATTATTTTGGCAAGGGCAGATAGCGTTTTGGCCGTAAAGGAAGCTTTGATTCAATTTGACGATGATACCAAAAAGCCTTTTGTGGAAGTAGAAACTTCTGAACAAAAATTTGAACGCAGGGATGTGGAACTTGGCGTGAGTGACGGTATTTATGTCGAAGTCAAATCTGGAATCAATGCAGAGGATAAGGTAAAAGTCTGGAACGCGATTGAGGAGGACCCCTCCAATTAA
- a CDS encoding SCO family protein, producing MPTGANNKKKSTYIWVSAIILIFGIFAVYEITKRVKSGTIVENDRMSVGPQQQGVGFVVNQGQKRKVPDFSFLNQDSTMVTNEDYLGKVYVVEFFFTTCPTICPIMTKNLVELQDTFRDEEDFGVASFTINPRYDTPSVLKRYADKYGITDKDWHLMTGDQEEIYGLAQEGFYIFAQEDEAAPGGFEHSGMFALIDKNGYIRSREDEHGNPLIYYRGTITEKQGVNADGEAQQITILKEDIKKLLAE from the coding sequence ATGCCGACAGGAGCAAATAACAAGAAAAAGAGCACCTACATTTGGGTGTCAGCGATCATTCTTATTTTTGGAATTTTTGCGGTCTACGAGATTACCAAAAGGGTTAAGAGTGGAACCATTGTGGAGAATGATCGTATGAGCGTGGGACCGCAACAACAGGGGGTAGGCTTTGTGGTGAACCAAGGCCAAAAACGCAAAGTGCCCGATTTCTCATTCCTGAACCAAGACAGTACAATGGTTACCAATGAAGACTACCTTGGAAAGGTGTATGTTGTGGAATTCTTCTTTACCACCTGCCCCACCATTTGCCCCATAATGACAAAGAATTTGGTGGAGCTTCAAGACACGTTCAGGGATGAAGAAGATTTTGGCGTGGCGTCCTTTACCATAAACCCCAGATATGATACCCCATCGGTACTAAAAAGATATGCAGATAAATATGGGATTACCGATAAGGATTGGCATTTAATGACGGGAGATCAAGAAGAGATATATGGTTTGGCACAAGAAGGTTTCTATATCTTTGCCCAAGAAGATGAGGCCGCTCCGGGAGGTTTTGAACACTCCGGTATGTTCGCACTGATCGATAAAAATGGGTATATTCGTTCTCGTGAAGATGAACACGGCAACCCATTGATTTACTACAGAGGGACAATTACCGAAAAACAAGGGGTAAATGCTGATGGTGAAGCGCAGCAAATAACCATACTAAAAGAGGACATTAAAAAATTGCTTGCAGAATAA
- a CDS encoding cytochrome c oxidase subunit 3 has protein sequence MDTTVTTGTEDSVWGGGNRPLGASYGKLMMWFFIVSDALTFSGFLVSYGFSRFKFIETWPIADEVFTHVPFFHGNYPMYYVAFMTFILIMSSVTMVLAVDAGHKMKQNSVILYMFLTIIGGAIFVGSQAWEWATFIKGDYGAVETKGGRILQFVNAETGERAALADFATALPEERVKHLKSEGIWFEQEGYKTSFSLNEVVEGFKATPNILIRTETIDEEGEKTVLNRQESLTKLLDATQVVEGANLIHNEYGSRLFADFFFFITGFHGFHVFSGVVINIIIFFNVILGTYERRGHYEMVEKVGLYWHFVDLVWVFVFTFFYLV, from the coding sequence ATGGATACAACGGTGACTACCGGTACAGAAGACAGCGTTTGGGGAGGCGGAAATAGACCACTCGGCGCTAGCTATGGAAAATTGATGATGTGGTTTTTTATAGTCTCGGATGCCTTGACCTTCTCTGGGTTTTTGGTGTCTTATGGCTTCTCCAGGTTCAAGTTTATAGAAACTTGGCCCATTGCCGATGAGGTGTTTACCCACGTACCCTTTTTCCATGGAAACTACCCCATGTACTATGTGGCCTTCATGACCTTTATTCTGATTATGTCATCCGTGACCATGGTATTGGCTGTGGATGCCGGACATAAAATGAAACAGAACAGTGTTATCCTATATATGTTCCTTACCATCATTGGTGGTGCCATTTTCGTTGGCTCACAGGCATGGGAATGGGCAACCTTTATCAAAGGTGATTATGGAGCGGTAGAGACCAAAGGAGGTCGCATCCTGCAATTTGTCAATGCTGAGACTGGTGAAAGAGCTGCTTTGGCCGATTTTGCTACAGCCTTGCCCGAAGAAAGGGTAAAACATTTGAAAAGCGAAGGAATTTGGTTCGAACAAGAAGGCTACAAAACTTCCTTTTCCTTGAATGAAGTTGTGGAAGGCTTTAAAGCCACACCAAATATTCTTATCCGTACCGAGACCATCGATGAAGAAGGTGAAAAAACGGTGTTGAACCGACAAGAATCCTTGACCAAACTTTTGGATGCCACACAAGTGGTGGAAGGCGCAAACCTTATCCATAACGAATACGGTAGTCGACTTTTTGCCGATTTCTTCTTCTTTATTACAGGATTCCACGGGTTTCACGTATTCTCTGGAGTGGTGATCAACATCATCATCTTTTTTAACGTCATTCTGGGCACCTATGAGCGCAGGGGGCATTATGAAATGGTGGAGAAAGTAGGTCTGTACTGGCACTTTGTGGATTTGGTATGGGTATTCGTATTTACATTCTTTTATTTGGTATAA
- a CDS encoding ABC transporter permease, producing the protein MRFIFDRNTWQEIFGSISKNKTRTIITIVGVLWGIFIYIALSGAAKGMDNGFEKVFESVSMNSMFVWGQSTSMPYEGFKTGRPMQLKLGDVAKLKNRIPEINNVAPRITLGNFGTDPVLTVRGQKSGSYPINGDYPVYTRIATKQIFDGGRFINDEDIKQARKICVIGERNVQELFEKDEDPIGQFIRIGDVYFQVVGIHKLSQGVSFDSDAAIFIPFTTFRKLYNTGDNVDYFCIAAYDDVDVVQVEKDVKTLLRNIHRVNPEDERAFGSFNLGEMFTRVSGFAKGMTFLSLIVGIATILAGVIGIGNILLISVKERTKELGVRRALGATPREVRSQIILESVFLTMVAGVMGIILGAGVLSIINNLTKDLDFPYTNPTVPIPYVLGALLIMVVLGTLIGLIPAQRAVSIKPIDALREE; encoded by the coding sequence ATGAGATTTATTTTCGACAGAAATACTTGGCAAGAAATATTCGGTTCTATCAGCAAGAATAAGACAAGGACCATTATCACCATTGTGGGTGTATTATGGGGAATCTTTATTTATATAGCATTGTCTGGAGCCGCCAAAGGAATGGATAATGGTTTCGAAAAAGTCTTCGAAAGTGTTTCCATGAACAGTATGTTCGTTTGGGGCCAAAGTACAAGTATGCCTTATGAAGGGTTTAAGACAGGCCGTCCTATGCAGTTAAAACTGGGAGACGTTGCCAAGCTGAAGAACAGGATACCCGAAATCAATAATGTAGCACCTAGGATTACCTTAGGGAATTTTGGTACAGATCCCGTACTTACAGTACGAGGGCAAAAGTCTGGTTCATATCCGATTAATGGTGATTATCCCGTTTATACAAGAATAGCCACGAAGCAAATTTTTGATGGAGGAAGGTTCATTAATGACGAAGATATTAAGCAAGCTAGGAAAATCTGTGTTATTGGAGAACGAAACGTTCAGGAACTTTTTGAAAAAGATGAAGACCCCATTGGTCAGTTCATTAGAATTGGGGATGTTTATTTTCAAGTGGTCGGAATTCATAAACTTTCACAAGGTGTAAGTTTTGATAGTGATGCTGCCATTTTTATTCCTTTCACAACCTTTAGGAAACTTTACAATACAGGGGACAATGTGGATTATTTCTGTATAGCCGCCTATGATGATGTAGATGTGGTTCAAGTGGAGAAAGATGTAAAGACTTTGCTTAGAAACATTCATAGAGTAAATCCAGAGGACGAAAGGGCATTTGGTTCCTTTAATTTGGGGGAGATGTTCACCAGAGTTTCAGGTTTTGCCAAGGGAATGACATTTTTGAGCTTGATTGTAGGTATTGCAACCATATTGGCTGGGGTAATCGGTATTGGAAATATCTTGCTGATATCAGTAAAAGAGCGAACCAAAGAGCTGGGTGTAAGAAGAGCTCTTGGAGCGACTCCAAGAGAAGTACGTTCCCAAATTATATTGGAATCTGTTTTCCTAACCATGGTTGCAGGTGTCATGGGTATAATTTTAGGCGCAGGTGTATTATCTATAATAAATAACCTAACCAAGGATTTGGATTTCCCATATACCAATCCCACAGTGCCCATTCCTTACGTTCTGGGAGCACTATTGATAATGGTGGTACTTGGAACATTGATCGGGTTGATTCCGGCACAACGTGCAGTTAGTATAAAACCAATTGATGCATTAAGAGAAGAATGA
- a CDS encoding DUF420 domain-containing protein encodes MEEISIREKKFNKWITAISVAIPLVVALLFAYKIPNSEPLSFLPPIYATINGITAILLVAAVVAIRNGRRALHQKLMTTCIFLSALFLVMYVAYHMTSETTLYGGEGNIKYVYYFILMTHIVLSISVIPLVLITYSKVYLDDFESHRMWAKYTFPIWLYVAVTGVIVYIMISPYY; translated from the coding sequence ATGGAAGAGATTTCTATTAGAGAGAAGAAATTCAATAAGTGGATTACGGCCATATCTGTGGCAATCCCTTTGGTTGTGGCATTGTTGTTTGCGTATAAAATACCCAATTCGGAACCGTTAAGTTTTTTACCGCCCATTTACGCAACCATAAACGGTATTACGGCTATTTTGTTAGTGGCAGCTGTTGTTGCCATTAGAAATGGCAGAAGAGCGTTGCACCAAAAATTAATGACCACATGTATATTTTTATCAGCCTTGTTTTTGGTCATGTATGTGGCGTATCACATGACTTCAGAAACTACTCTATATGGAGGCGAAGGGAACATTAAATATGTCTATTACTTTATTTTAATGACCCATATTGTACTTTCCATTTCGGTAATTCCATTGGTTTTGATCACCTATTCCAAAGTGTACCTGGACGATTTTGAAAGTCACAGAATGTGGGCCAAGTATACCTTTCCCATTTGGCTGTATGTAGCGGTAACTGGTGTTATCGTTTACATTATGATTTCGCCCTACTATTAA
- a CDS encoding ABC transporter permease, whose protein sequence is MFNRDNWKEIFETIQKNKLRTFLSGFTVALGILIFVVLYGFGNGLINTFNEFFEDDATNTFFVFPGRTSKPYKGYKSNRQIEFDNSDLVDIEESFPLFLEYISPRVDRSGVVKYKNEFNNYTTRGVSESYQFAEKTMIMKGRYLNQEDVKEKAKYAVIGRLVEKDLFKNENALGKYIDITGSAFKVIGVFQDDAGDDEERRIYIPYTTRQLIEKNTDKVNQIVIGFKPEIGYSGAMAFERKLGNFIREKKFIDPSDQGGFFIRNVADQLKQNQQFAGVLQIIVAFVAFGTIIAGIIGISNIMVFVVKERTKEIGIRKALGATPKAVIGTILLESIFITTVSGVLGMIIGVAMLSSLGDTLKDYFISNPFINMGTAVFATIVLIFFGGLAGYIPARRAARIKPIVALRDE, encoded by the coding sequence ATGTTTAATAGGGACAACTGGAAAGAGATATTCGAAACCATTCAGAAAAACAAGTTAAGGACCTTTCTTTCTGGTTTTACGGTGGCTTTGGGTATCCTGATATTTGTTGTTCTCTATGGTTTTGGGAATGGACTCATAAATACGTTTAACGAATTTTTTGAGGACGATGCCACCAATACCTTTTTTGTTTTTCCAGGTAGAACGTCCAAACCCTATAAAGGATATAAATCCAATAGGCAAATTGAATTTGATAATTCTGATTTGGTCGATATCGAGGAATCTTTCCCCCTGTTTTTAGAATATATTTCTCCTAGGGTAGACCGAAGTGGAGTGGTTAAGTATAAAAATGAATTTAATAATTATACCACTAGAGGAGTTAGTGAGTCCTACCAATTTGCGGAGAAGACCATGATTATGAAAGGTAGGTATCTTAATCAGGAAGATGTCAAAGAAAAGGCAAAATATGCAGTAATAGGGAGACTAGTGGAAAAGGATTTGTTCAAGAATGAAAATGCATTGGGCAAATACATAGATATTACCGGTAGTGCCTTTAAGGTTATTGGTGTATTTCAAGATGATGCCGGTGATGATGAGGAACGAAGAATCTATATTCCCTATACAACAAGACAATTAATAGAAAAGAATACAGATAAGGTAAATCAAATCGTAATAGGGTTTAAACCCGAAATTGGATATAGTGGGGCTATGGCTTTTGAGAGAAAGCTTGGAAACTTTATCCGGGAAAAGAAATTTATTGACCCAAGTGATCAAGGCGGTTTCTTTATTCGAAATGTGGCCGATCAGCTAAAGCAAAACCAACAATTTGCCGGAGTGTTGCAGATAATTGTGGCATTTGTGGCATTTGGTACCATAATAGCAGGTATTATTGGCATCAGTAATATCATGGTATTTGTTGTGAAGGAGCGCACTAAAGAGATAGGTATAAGAAAAGCATTGGGAGCTACTCCTAAGGCTGTGATTGGTACTATTCTTCTAGAGTCGATATTTATAACAACGGTATCCGGGGTGTTGGGAATGATTATAGGAGTAGCTATGTTGAGTTCGCTCGGGGATACCCTCAAGGATTACTTTATTTCCAATCCTTTCATCAATATGGGAACTGCCGTATTTGCTACCATTGTTTTGATTTTCTTTGGTGGATTGGCCGGATACATACCTGCCAGAAGGGCAGCTAGAATAAAACCAATTGTGGCATTAAGGGACGAATAA
- a CDS encoding cytochrome C oxidase subunit IV family protein gives MAHDHKLEIFRGLVKFKSNVQKIWGVLIFLTIVTAVEVALGITKPRVLTHNYFIGMKLLNWIFIALTLVKAYYITWDFMHMRDEKSSLRRAVVWTPIFLICYLIFILLFEADYIYNVFKDGYLSWNF, from the coding sequence ATGGCACACGATCATAAACTTGAGATTTTTAGAGGACTGGTAAAATTTAAGTCAAATGTCCAAAAAATTTGGGGCGTTTTGATTTTCTTAACCATTGTAACCGCAGTAGAAGTTGCGCTGGGTATAACAAAACCACGAGTTTTGACCCACAACTACTTCATTGGGATGAAACTCCTAAACTGGATTTTTATCGCACTCACTTTAGTAAAAGCTTACTACATTACATGGGATTTCATGCACATGCGCGATGAAAAGAGCTCATTGAGAAGAGCAGTGGTGTGGACCCCAATTTTCTTGATATGTTACTTAATATTCATCCTTCTTTTTGAAGCCGATTACATTTACAATGTCTTTAAGGATGGTTATCTGTCTTGGAATTTCTAA
- a CDS encoding ABC transporter permease gives MFNRDRWREILEVLTTNVWRTIFTAFGVCWGIFILIVLLAAGKGLENGIKQDFGDIATNTMFMWTRATTKPYEGLPKGRSFEFKISDVQAIQDNVPNMRFISPRNQLGGFRGSNNVVRGIRTGAYNVYGDYPEIINQDPMTVTSGRFLNFNDIQDKRKVAIIGQGVKNDLYDQDEEVLGTYIKIQGVNFMVIGTYKKNNSGNGEEGQKEIFVPFTSFSQAFNRGENVGWMAITAKDGSSISQLKDKIVKVMKERHEVHPEDTRAIGYFDLYEQYNRVESLFGALKGVAYIVGFMVLLSGIIGVSNIMLIVVKERTKEIGIRRALGEQPWSIKKQILMESIFLTIISGMVGIIFGSLVIYGINSLLDSVGPVDMFMNPSVSVGVVSGALLILMISGLLAGFIPAQSAIRVRPIEALRTE, from the coding sequence ATGTTCAATAGAGACAGATGGCGCGAAATATTGGAAGTGCTCACCACTAATGTGTGGCGTACCATATTTACTGCTTTTGGGGTCTGCTGGGGCATCTTTATCCTCATTGTGTTGTTGGCTGCAGGCAAAGGTCTCGAGAATGGCATTAAACAAGATTTTGGGGATATAGCCACCAACACCATGTTTATGTGGACAAGGGCCACCACCAAACCCTACGAAGGGTTGCCGAAAGGCAGAAGTTTTGAATTTAAGATCAGTGATGTGCAGGCCATTCAGGATAATGTTCCCAATATGCGCTTTATATCACCCAGAAACCAGTTAGGTGGATTTCGGGGATCTAACAACGTAGTTCGTGGAATAAGAACAGGAGCCTATAATGTGTACGGGGATTACCCGGAAATTATCAACCAAGATCCTATGACGGTTACCTCGGGTCGCTTTTTAAACTTCAATGACATTCAGGATAAACGAAAAGTGGCCATTATTGGGCAAGGGGTTAAAAATGATTTGTATGACCAAGATGAAGAGGTTTTAGGCACCTATATCAAGATTCAAGGGGTCAATTTTATGGTCATCGGAACGTATAAAAAGAACAATAGTGGAAATGGTGAAGAAGGACAGAAGGAAATTTTTGTGCCCTTTACCTCATTTTCCCAAGCGTTTAATAGAGGTGAAAATGTAGGGTGGATGGCCATTACCGCAAAAGATGGAAGTTCCATATCCCAACTGAAGGACAAGATTGTCAAAGTAATGAAGGAAAGGCATGAAGTACACCCTGAGGATACTCGTGCCATAGGGTATTTTGACCTTTACGAGCAGTACAACCGGGTGGAGAGTCTTTTTGGGGCTTTAAAGGGAGTGGCCTACATTGTGGGATTCATGGTGCTGCTTTCGGGAATCATTGGGGTGAGTAATATTATGCTCATTGTGGTGAAGGAACGCACTAAGGAAATTGGCATACGCAGGGCTTTGGGTGAACAACCATGGTCGATTAAAAAACAGATACTCATGGAATCCATTTTCTTGACCATTATCTCAGGAATGGTAGGGATTATTTTTGGTTCCCTGGTCATTTATGGAATCAACTCCTTGTTGGACAGTGTGGGGCCTGTAGATATGTTCATGAACCCCAGTGTAAGCGTTGGGGTTGTAAGCGGGGCGTTGCTCATTCTTATGATATCAGGACTTTTGGCAGGGTTTATTCCGGCCCAAAGTGCCATCAGGGTACGGCCCATTGAAGCATTGCGGACAGAATAA
- a CDS encoding cytochrome c oxidase subunit 3 encodes MDLTQGTAEEKNKRAKKMMLWFGIVSLIMGFAGWTSAYIVSSKRDDWISDLELPQAFFISTAIIILSSITYFVAKKFVGRNDQKMGTIFLLVTLVLGISFIVLQFLGFSQMLENGYYFTGPTSSIKMSYVFLIAAVHIAHVAAGLISLLVVLVQQLRGKYMPGDMLGMELGATFWHFLDFLWVYLILFMYFVK; translated from the coding sequence TGGTTTGGCATTGTTAGCCTTATTATGGGGTTTGCTGGCTGGACCAGTGCCTACATTGTCAGTAGCAAACGGGATGATTGGATCAGTGATTTGGAATTGCCCCAAGCTTTTTTCATTAGTACTGCAATCATAATTTTGAGCAGCATCACTTATTTTGTGGCCAAAAAATTTGTTGGAAGAAATGACCAAAAAATGGGAACTATCTTTTTGTTGGTCACTTTGGTGTTGGGCATATCTTTTATTGTGCTCCAGTTTCTTGGCTTTTCACAAATGCTGGAAAACGGATACTATTTTACGGGACCTACCAGTAGCATTAAAATGTCCTATGTTTTTTTGATTGCTGCAGTGCACATTGCCCACGTGGCAGCTGGATTGATATCACTTTTGGTGGTGTTGGTGCAGCAATTACGGGGAAAATATATGCCGGGCGATATGCTGGGGATGGAACTGGGGGCTACCTTTTGGCATTTTTTGGATTTTCTATGGGTGTATTTAATACTATTTATGTATTTCGTGAAATAA
- a CDS encoding ABC transporter permease, translated as MFDIERWQEIFDTIRKNKLRTFLTGLSVASGIFILVILLGFGQGMRNGIEHEFKQDASTSVWVWPGVTSKEYKGLNPGRRIQLVNENFEKASAMFNETIEYESARIFVGGVSVNYGKEALVYGIQGVGSDFQFIDNASMVEGRFINYQDEVSTGKVAIIGNKIKKDVFTEVDSPLGEFIDISGIPFKIVGVFNEMEDREEEVIYIPITTAQRVFNGGDRVSNMSYTLPPVENFDEAVAQSITFKNYLRQYLQQAHTIAPDDTGAIEVWSALEEAKRYYGLTNNIKLFFWFVGICTIIAGVVGVSNIMLIVVKERTREIGIRKALGAKPWSIIAMILHESIFVTAISGFSGLIFSMALLELVGPHIEVDYVMNPSVNFNVAFSTVLVLILAGTLAGFVPAWRAAKVQVIESLRDE; from the coding sequence ATGTTCGATATTGAAAGGTGGCAAGAAATATTCGATACCATCCGAAAGAACAAATTACGAACTTTTTTGACCGGACTCTCCGTTGCCTCTGGCATATTCATCCTTGTTATTTTATTGGGTTTTGGGCAGGGCATGCGAAATGGTATCGAGCATGAGTTTAAGCAAGATGCCTCCACCAGTGTTTGGGTGTGGCCAGGTGTTACCTCAAAGGAGTATAAAGGGCTAAACCCAGGTAGGCGAATTCAATTGGTTAACGAGAATTTTGAAAAGGCTAGTGCCATGTTCAATGAGACCATTGAATATGAATCCGCTCGAATATTTGTTGGCGGGGTCAGTGTAAACTATGGTAAGGAAGCCTTGGTGTATGGCATTCAGGGGGTAGGTTCGGATTTTCAGTTTATTGATAATGCCTCAATGGTAGAAGGCCGATTTATCAATTATCAAGATGAGGTCTCCACGGGAAAAGTGGCCATTATCGGCAATAAGATCAAGAAAGATGTTTTTACCGAAGTGGATTCCCCTCTTGGGGAGTTTATAGATATTTCGGGAATTCCCTTCAAGATTGTTGGTGTATTCAATGAAATGGAAGACCGCGAGGAGGAAGTGATCTATATCCCAATTACAACCGCCCAGCGTGTCTTTAATGGTGGGGATAGGGTAAGCAATATGTCGTATACGCTTCCACCCGTTGAAAATTTTGATGAGGCTGTGGCACAGTCCATCACCTTTAAAAATTATCTTAGGCAATATTTGCAACAAGCCCATACCATCGCTCCAGATGATACAGGGGCCATTGAAGTGTGGAGTGCCCTGGAAGAAGCCAAACGCTACTACGGACTCACCAACAATATTAAGCTGTTTTTTTGGTTCGTGGGCATTTGTACCATTATTGCCGGAGTAGTGGGGGTGAGCAATATTATGCTGATCGTAGTCAAAGAACGTACCAGGGAAATTGGAATTAGAAAAGCACTGGGAGCCAAACCTTGGTCTATTATTGCCATGATATTACACGAATCCATTTTTGTGACGGCCATTTCCGGTTTTAGCGGGCTCATTTTTAGTATGGCTTTATTGGAATTGGTAGGTCCACACATTGAGGTAGATTATGTTATGAACCCATCCGTGAACTTTAATGTGGCCTTTTCAACCGTTCTTGTCTTGATTTTGGCAGGAACTTTGGCGGGGTTTGTGCCCGCTTGGAGAGCGGCAAAGGTCCAGGTCATCGAATCATTGCGAGATGAATAA
- a CDS encoding ABC transporter ATP-binding protein yields the protein MIEIKDLHKSYKMGSNSLHVLKGINFTVAEGELVAIMGSSGSGKSTLLNILGMLDELDEGTYTLDGVPIKNLSETKAAQYRNKFLGFVFQSFNLINYKSALENVALPLYYQKVPRKERQEKAMQYLDRVGLKPWANHLPSELSGGQKQRVAIARAMAAEPKVLLADEPTGALDSTTSYEVMDLIQKINDEGNTILVVTHEEDIAHMCKRIVHLKDGVIVEDKKVEQVRANQYV from the coding sequence ATGATAGAAATCAAAGATCTTCATAAATCCTATAAAATGGGAAGTAATTCCCTTCACGTTTTAAAAGGGATAAACTTTACCGTAGCTGAAGGTGAACTTGTGGCCATAATGGGATCTTCTGGATCTGGAAAATCAACTTTGTTGAACATATTGGGAATGTTAGATGAACTCGATGAAGGAACCTATACGCTTGATGGTGTGCCAATTAAAAATCTTAGCGAAACCAAAGCCGCACAGTACCGAAATAAATTTTTAGGATTTGTTTTTCAATCTTTCAATTTGATCAATTATAAAAGTGCCCTGGAGAATGTGGCACTTCCACTATACTACCAAAAAGTGCCGCGAAAAGAGCGTCAGGAGAAAGCCATGCAATATTTAGATCGGGTTGGTCTTAAACCATGGGCCAATCATTTGCCGAGCGAATTATCTGGAGGGCAAAAACAACGGGTGGCCATTGCTCGGGCCATGGCAGCCGAACCCAAAGTACTATTAGCAGATGAACCTACGGGTGCTTTGGACAGCACAACTTCGTATGAGGTCATGGACTTGATTCAGAAAATCAACGATGAAGGTAATACCATTTTAGTGGTGACCCACGAAGAAGATATCGCCCACATGTGTAAACGTATTGTACACCTAAAGGATGGTGTGATTGTGGAGGATAAAAAAGTAGAACAAGTTAGGGCTAACCAATATGTTTAA